The Leptodactylus fuscus isolate aLepFus1 chromosome 1, aLepFus1.hap2, whole genome shotgun sequence nucleotide sequence AAATGTTCTATTAAGTAACCACAATATAATCCACTCTGCTGTTCTGCAGCTCCCTGACACTGAGCACTGGAATGGTTTTACATACGACTATCATGTCTTCCTTTTTAAGGTCATTTTTCATCTGAACAGGAAGCGTCGCGGTGCGAGCCTTGTGCCAGGGGCACATACTGCAAGTAattcatttctttctttcttctttcttttgtaAGTTCCTATTACAATCCTTTTACCTCTATAAACATTGTTTggatttgttacattgtgtttgtCTTACTTGTTTAAGTGTCACAATTGTCTTTTCAGCTTGATATGTGTAAGAGTTTACAACTCTTTGTAATTGTGGAGTTTCAGAAAAttgaatacaatttttttttggcaaagaatattggaaaactgtaggtTTCAAAATAATAATAGAATTGATCCCCCACCTCCACTATTTGGATACTACTCAGTCCCCTGCCAGTACAGGCCATGGCAGGGGatcatcttctctcttctctcttctctcttctctcttctctcttctctcttctctcttctctcttctctcttctctcttctctcttctctcttctctcttctctcttctctcttctctcttctctcttctctcttctctcttctctcttctctcttctctcttctctcttctctcttctctcttctctcttctctcttctctctctcttctctctctcttctctctctcttctctcttctctcttctccgcCTCAAACCTCCCATGTTGTGGATCCTTGATAAATTTTCCTTGTGCTTCACCGCTGTCCAACCACCCACTGTTTAGTACAGCCTTGTTCATATCGATAGTGTTGTGTTGCAGTTTACGCCAACTTCAATGGATTCTCGTGGGAATGGCCCATATAACTttagtgtgtttttgttttgtttttttatatatattgcattCTCACTATTTTACTATATATCTGTGTCTGTTAATTCTGTAGCACAACCTCCTGTACCCACTGCGCTGTGTGTCCTGACGGACAGGAATCTCTagaagatggcgctgctgagtgcTCCTTATGTCATCCTGGTAAATACACAATTGGGTTGATATTAATGCATAGATAATATGTGAGCGAGGGCAGCAATAGCttacaataattataataatctACAGATTGTTTTGCTTTGAATAGCCAGGCACGAGCCAGacctactgtgtgtgtgtgttattaaaggttattaaATATGACTATTTTTgactttttacttttttgctAATTTTCGGCATCAAGATTGACATCCATCTTCTCCATCATTGTTATTGGAAGAGCTAGAGCTAGTTTTGTACCTATTTCCTGGCATTTCGGTGACTTCGTGTGTGGGCTCAGTTGATCCCATTTATATAGTCATGAAAACAAAGGGTTAAGTATGATCAGTCTTTCCAAATGCTTGGAACAATGGACAGGAGGACTCAACAGGCAgttatatacagagcctgatggAAGCCCATTGACTCTACTAGGGTCTGTATTAAAACTGAAAGCAGCAGATGTAATGGCCACTCTTGTTGGACCATTTCACCTGCTGAGTTCATCTCATCACTGCGACAGAGGAGACTCCATCCCAAATGTTAGCATAGCCTTATCGGTATTGACGATTTTCTTTCCTTCTCCATCTGGGCCCAGACTGGGCATCTACTTCCCCtgcctcactccagtgcaccagagggcagggataatacacttaCATTGTACAGACTGTCAGCCATCAAAGAGAATAAGAATGGAGATCTAAGAAATTTTTACCGCCCCGTGTGATGAGGGCGACCTGTGGGCCCGTCTGGATTCTGGTCTCAGTCACAGTTGCAACCGCCAAGTCCTCTATAGTTACACCAGCTTGCTTGTTTCGTGTGTGGACACCTTAAGATTACCATGACTATGTACGGTAGTAAATTGTCTGTATAGCCTGGGGTGTTCctcatatactatatctatatgaCTTAGGGATGTATAAAGGACCTAGAGATGACCAGTGCAAGTACTGCCATGATGGAGAATACCAGGTGAACTGGGGAGGAGAAAAGTGTGAATCGTGTCCTGTAGGTCACTACTGCCCCGTAAGTATTTAGTgctaatagtgtgtgtgtgtgtgtgtcagcaaAGAATCTACAAGGTTTCTCTTTGACCACAAACATGTCTTCAAACTATGAAGTCACACCACCGCATCCCTGACTGGTGTTACTAGAACATAGATGGTGCAGGAATCTGCACTGGTTTCCATTGTGTCCATTACTCCATTAAACAGATTTTAGCAAAGCAAATAGGACCAACCAGGACTTGGTCCTCAATCTTCAAAGGAGCCCATACTCTGCCTGTGGTCTGTACAGTATAGTCTGGAAATGGCTGATGGTGTAAGAAGGTATAGACAGTGAACAATctgtatatggggacactatatgaCTCTTCAGTTTGTTAGCATATTCAGAAGGGTTTCCAAACCTTTTCAGACTCCTCGCTGTCCCTGGATGAAAAAATCTTTAGGGGCACCGCTACAAAATAATTGCAGATTTGATAGTATTTTTAGTGTAGTTTTTGCAGGTTAAATAAACCTGTAGACTTGTAAAAATGAGaacttatggggggggggggacctcatCAAAACTGCaccgtattaaaggggttgtcccatgaaaagcatcctatctatactgctagtttatgtggatttaagacttttcctaaatacattgctttatcaaaactgctttgtttggccgctatcttaatttattcgcttcattgttgacactggcccttgggattatctgctcatttgtcaagtgacttagctgcctgctctctggggggggctgaaaagcaatggagctcctcatatacgggaggagggggggaggtgagagctccaggattactgtgctgtctatcttcagcttttccacttatcagccggtttaattgaatttggctgataagggctgagataaggagtccgttacctctgtatgtaatgcaagatgactcaaatccagctctgctacatcagtttccacatcagcttcatactgtggatcatagcagagcaagtgaaaccccacccaccaatgtgcgagaaatccaggaagtgaagagagcacagagccttcaggctgcagaacaagagttatgggaatacccctttaatgcatccTCAAAACTATACCATCCTATATTTCCCACCCAGCTGCTCTCACTCTGCACGTATTAAAATTCCTCATTCACCATACTCCCTTAGTGTCCCTAAAccaatataatgccctcttatggccccccacacagtataatgttcttcaGTGACTCCCAGGGGTCACCACACAGTGTAGTGTTCACCAgtgcacacaccccccccccccatgcacaaatggtataatgcaccacagttaccccgcccacacagtataatgctcaccagTAGACCCAGTATAAAGttctataaatatatttagaaaaaaaatctctgcagCTCAATGCAGCCAGCCCGCAGACAGTACTAGCTGCAGcttgaatggtggagcaggaagccaatggcttcctgcttcaccattctattCAACTCTCTGCATCCTGAGGACTCATTGAATTTAAGACTGTGGCCCTCTTGCCACCAGTATGCCCCAGCCAGGTTGGGAAActaacatgtatgtatgtatgcacgtACATGTGACTGTGTGACTTCTTATTTAAGCAACTTAATCTGACAATGACCAAGCGCTGTAAATTTAAAGTGCTTGGTCCAGGGATTTACACCTGCGCCACTGTAACTTTATAGCATGGGATTAAAGCTCCTGCTATATAGCCGTACTAGATTGGGCTCTTTGCAGTGAGACAACTGGGGACCCGGACAAGAAGACCCAAGCAGTTTCTAACAAAAAAATAGAAGTAAAGGTAAATGCATTTGTGTAAACAATGCCTAATGTCCAATTCCCTCCTTTACAGAGTCCAGACGTTAGTCCCATCAGTTGTCCTGAAGATGCTTTTTGCCCTGGTGGGAGTGTGGAGCCAAGTTATTGCATGGAAACGTTTTTGCGTAAGGATGGAGACTCCTGTACACTGGCACCTTTCACCATCACCATACTTGTTATCTGTGTAGTCGGTAAGTTGATGCCAtgacgcagtggcgtaactaagaccggcagggccctgtggcgaacttttgacatgcgccCCTTCCTCCCCGACTGACGCCTGCCAAAGACTCCAACCAAATCCCCACCACCCCactcctgcgctctctattacgccccacagtggcccctgcacgcagtattacgccccacagtggcccctgcacgcagtattacgccccacagtggcccctgcacgcagtattacgccccacagtggacacccatgaacatttattatactctgggatcatttcagaccccagagtattataatcagagaccgaaggggtaccaacataaaaaaaaaacactgttacttacctatctccggctccgctgcagtcctcagtggtgtcaaCCATCttcccgggacgtcacatgacccgggacgcaggcctgggtcatgtgacatcagggagagtcacagaagtaggctggaacctgcccggagaggtgagtaaccgtgtttatgttccctcacctcccctgggcctccgatcattatactcagggtctgaaagacccctgagtataataatgatgtttgtggggcccgtggcgtcacttactgatcctggccatTGCCAGGATCAGAAATTAAATAGGGCCTGTtgccgtctggagtaactccagccggtaacggcctattaagagaaGAAACGCAGCGACTGtcgtcgggcccctaatgtcccgggccctgttgcagccgctaccccgatagttacgtcACTCCCCTGAAGATTAAACCTTATTATATCTAAGATGGTGTGACAATCTTCTTATGTGTTCCTCTCTACAGTGATACTTGTTGGTGTCCTCTACATCGTCCGAAAGCAGAAACGGATAGCTCAGAGAAGAAGGATCTTAGGTTTTGACCCCAAGTCTCCTCTTCTACACTCAAAGAGATATTCCAAGTCCTTATATGGGATCACTTACGATGCAGAACCTGTGTATGCTGGATGGTAACCTATGGGATTCCACCTTGGTGGGTGGAGACATGTTGGCGTTGAGCTCTATACCACTATGCACCCTGGATGGTGACGGGGGGTGGTTTCTACAGACTTGAAACTATATTGTTGTTCTTTGTGTCATTTATGGATCACTTATTTTGTGCAGCCTGTGAATAGTCTTTATTTAAGGTTTTCTTGTTCTGTATGTCTTTGTGTAATGTAGTCCTGAGATGTTATTTATAGTTatctaagaagaaaaaaaaatctacccaCTACCTAtgatttatgtgtttgttttacagccatatatatatattttttttccccaaatttagGCTATCCACATATTAGGGGTTATTCTGTATGTGTCATAGATATGTAAACACACTCTCGGTACTAAGTTGTTATTTTTGTAGTTGGTTATTTTTAAAATGTGATGGAAAATATGGAGAATGttttagaataaaataaaaatcttgcaCTGAATCTTTGAAATTGTTGTGCATTTTATCCAGAAGTAGAAACTAGATCCTGCCCATGGACTGCTGGATGGGGAATGACTCTATAGTCGTCATCTTctgtcccgtcttcctctggtgCCTTCTTCCAGCAACATCCTCCTTCCACGCCTTCTTCCTACtgtgcacgctccagcgccatttttgtcTTTGGCAGTTTGcgaccgtactgcgcatgcgcagtacgctcgcatagATCTAAGggtaactgagcatgctcagttccccttagaactacaacaaaaatggtgctggaacgtgcgcagtagtgctccggagggagcgctactgcgcaggcacgggatttaaacacaacccacCGGTGAATAGGAGGAGGTGTGGAAGGaggacgttgctggaagaagacaccagaggaaggcgggaccaaaGATGACGACCACCAGTGCCCGAACTGCCCACCGTGCAtggtaaatataatttgcatatatgtttttacggtcttagtttaaaacggggggagcttttaaaataccattagcggtgcctgaatagccttcttaaaggctattcaggcatatgtgggggctcatacagcaaaattttgctgatagagggaCAGGTAGGGGTAGCCTTATATCATTGGATACAAATATGGTCATAGAGGGTTGTGTGGAAGAGCTTAACTGTTTAATGACCTAAGTAACTGAGTTGTCCGGCAACTTCCCATTAATAAGGTTTGGGCTTAGTTTTAGCCAGCCAGGGGAATACTAATCTCTACCACAGTGTATAGTATCCTGAGCAGAAGGACCAGGAAGAGCCAGGTACCATCAAACCAAAACCATCTAAATTGATGGCTCTTCCCAGCTTAAAGACAAACCAATAACCAACCTGATCACACAAGCttgtgaccttttttttttttttttgttacctagACTGGTTATGAAAAAGGGGAGactaatatatttaaaaataaattgtaATCGATGGTCTGGTTCTGCTGATACCTGGTTTTCCCTGGTATGTTAGTGGTAGGGGAGAGTAGTAGTTAACTAAGAGGCTAAAATGTATTGAAATAAAAATTCTCCCACACAACCCTATTTGACCagtttattaaaaatataactcATCTGATGTAGTTCAGCGGACTGGAGAGCGGAAAACCACACTCAAAAAATAGTCTTAATAGGAAGGTGCAAGGTTTACATCAGTTTTAGTACTTTCATCTTCCTCCTGTGCAGGTGATCTGCTTTGGAACACTgttcaaagttttcattttcacagtttgttacacaatttctcctgaacatggcaataccccatatgtggccataatctgctgtatgggaacatggtggggctcagaatggaaggagcactatttggcttttggagggcagatgttgctggaatagttttcagatgccatgtcgcatttgcttgaaatcccgcgcctgcgtagtagcgctcccCTCCAgtgtgctactgcgcaggcttcggcgccattttttatcaatggtagttcgcgagcatgctcagttcccttaGAAGCctacgcagtagcgctccggacggaagcactactacgcaggcgcgggatttcaagCAATCCAGCCAGAAAAAGACGAGAATGAAGccatggaagagccaggaccagagggcgttgctgcaagaagaaagaagaggtaggcatgccagaagatgacttacgaccgccccccccccccccccccccggggaaaATTagttataatttacatatatgtttttatagttttattttaaaacgggatcggggtttaaaataacatcagcggtgcctgaatagcatttttaaaggctattcacgcatatgtggggctcatacagcataattttgctgatagagcccctttaaaaataacatttttccagagattcgccatttcagtgcccaatatgttgtgcccaacttatgtcagcagagatacacactccaaaaactattatgtgggtatcccgggcacaacagcttttagagcgttcatctctgatacaaggcgggcacaacatattacgcactgaaattacgtattcctggaaaaatggtcattttcacattCAGCTTCATATTCAtgtatggataataagttatagcaactcttgagggttaaaaattctctctgtacccctggataaatccttcaggggtgtagtttccaaaataaggtcacatcaggggattccacttttttCTGgtatttcagctctgcaaaagtgtcatggtgtccaaaagccaagccgtctgtgctccaaaaacccaataacccttcttcccttctgtgtcccaatatcagtttatacccacatatgacattacttccgatataacgggtacaccagtgtcatacatgtggcataaactgcagtttgagtgcagaagggaaggagtgctatgtggcttttggagtacagtacagagtcagatgtttggtatctggacgccatgtcatgtttataGAGCCTGtaaagtaccagaaaagtggaatccccaaaggagtgacaacattttgaaaactgcacccctcaaagaatttctcagggggtgtagtgagtattagtatcccagacgtgactgcacatcggatggcgaagagggaatatataagctctgcggaggacattgcagacaccaaattccctactatatcccagcagctcctatgattgggggagtcactctggggatcTCATCTGgcgtcttttccctcataagctgtaaatctggggtgtcccctgatatccgctcgcacagcttatacattccctttttGACGCTGCCAGTTgcattctaatgatttggcgattttgcgggtttttgccttcacattactagatgctatattttctttatttttctggtgacatggccatataagggcttgttgtttgcgggacgagatgcattttgtaatgacaccatttttgggtgcctacaacttactgaatacattttattttgcttttttttgctggatttaaaaataataaaatcaattctggcattttgttttaccttttaaatttttgccatgcagcgtactgtataagtaacgtgacctttattctgcgggtcggtacagttcggcaatacctcatttatatttttttgtgcgatactaattctgtagaataaaaacacatttggagacataagtcaatgatttttgcatcgccatcttctgagaggcgtaacatttttatttttcagttgactgtgttggttgagggcttattttttgcgggacaacctgcgctttttattggtacttttTTGGGGTACATAAGACTCTTTAATAGTTTTCCAACGTTCACCATGTACATTGAatagtttcagttttattgtacagattgttacggacgcgactatggagcatatagtactgtcccagtattgtttacctgTTGGGTACTGTTcagctcactcaccatattcttgataactgcagttgtggatactaaagctgtaccccctttcaagtatctgtgaTATCACTTCAGCGCCCATAACCACCATCATCAAGAATTTGATCATCTCCCTATGaaggaggtagggggccccagaaaaagtttgcacctgggcccacaagactttagttatgtcactGCTGGGCTTTGaggactgccctcctgacagtaaccttccatagccttgtactaacAGAGAAGGAGTTCTTGCTGCACAGGGCTAATGCTGAGCTGTACA carries:
- the LOC142186289 gene encoding uncharacterized protein LOC142186289, with the translated sequence MRTTRLSLCWRVPVLCLLLACAVVCQLPTTTTTDPLTSTPDVNCTTVNSTECEACSPGTHSNNGSEWCFCCSSGSCANSSYCMPCESGFYQPQGGQVTCLPCPHGLYSNTTGSVMCQSCQPGYYTNGTASVSCMPCEKGHFSSEQEASRCEPCARGTYCNTTSCTHCAVCPDGQESLEDGAAECSLCHPGMYKGPRDDQCKYCHDGEYQVNWGGEKCESCPVGHYCPSPDVSPISCPEDAFCPGGSVEPSYCMETFLRKDGDSCTLAPFTITILVICVVVILVGVLYIVRKQKRIAQRRRILGFDPKSPLLHSKRYSKSLYGITYDAEPVYAGW